A region of Deinococcus rubellus DNA encodes the following proteins:
- a CDS encoding phage major capsid protein, with amino-acid sequence MSRKDIQHAFTRLADRGLIAENRVVPLTLQMILESAQQHFHLAYYGAFLDKEIENVRAMDHSAKEAALLRMEAFITDMEKTRRAHKEVLTTSDFPLALANVRLAAQRPAYTYPESDLPKFAAKRTAPNFKVLKGHRPGVIGHKFLPVRPETTNVEYTKFYTSEDGYSVANFELGLPYTWEAWINDELGDFTAAAADLGNVARRTRAMVLMDAILRSAPRIPLTDGEFGPTPDNLDQIAQYMSTQTNADGRRVGRRVSDLFVPTLWERKANASMASEILVATGGASGPLALVTGRNPAYQLATTHVDDIIADLLSEYPDRYTAKNISANDYIVMDGRSQPLELATLAGYEGGPKTFTRVPNVVEDDMEGDFENHTIAMKVSDNVGAGVRDPYAIAVAQGN; translated from the coding sequence ATGAGCCGTAAAGACATTCAGCATGCGTTCACCCGCCTCGCAGACAGAGGCCTGATCGCCGAGAACCGCGTGGTTCCCCTCACCCTCCAGATGATTCTGGAAAGCGCCCAGCAGCACTTCCACCTCGCCTACTACGGCGCGTTCCTCGACAAGGAAATCGAGAATGTCCGGGCAATGGACCACAGCGCCAAGGAAGCGGCCCTGCTGCGGATGGAAGCCTTCATCACCGACATGGAGAAGACCCGCCGCGCCCACAAGGAAGTCCTGACCACCAGCGACTTCCCGCTGGCGCTGGCCAACGTCCGCCTGGCCGCGCAGCGCCCGGCCTACACCTACCCGGAATCGGACCTGCCAAAGTTCGCCGCCAAGCGCACCGCGCCGAACTTCAAGGTGCTCAAAGGCCACCGCCCCGGCGTGATCGGTCACAAGTTCCTGCCAGTCCGGCCTGAGACCACCAACGTCGAATACACCAAGTTCTACACCAGCGAGGACGGCTACTCGGTGGCCAACTTCGAGCTGGGCCTGCCTTACACCTGGGAAGCCTGGATCAACGACGAACTGGGCGACTTCACCGCCGCCGCTGCCGATCTGGGCAACGTGGCCCGTCGGACCCGCGCGATGGTGCTGATGGACGCCATTCTCCGCAGCGCCCCGCGCATCCCGCTGACCGACGGCGAGTTCGGCCCCACGCCCGATAACCTCGACCAGATCGCGCAGTACATGAGCACCCAGACCAACGCTGATGGTCGCCGGGTGGGCCGACGCGTGAGTGACCTGTTCGTGCCGACGCTGTGGGAGCGCAAAGCCAACGCCAGCATGGCCAGCGAGATCCTGGTGGCGACCGGCGGAGCCAGTGGGCCGCTGGCGCTGGTGACCGGGCGTAACCCGGCCTACCAGCTGGCGACCACGCACGTAGACGACATCATCGCCGACCTGCTCAGCGAGTACCCGGACCGCTACACGGCCAAGAACATCTCCGCGAACGACTACATCGTCATGGATGGCCGCAGCCAGCCGCTGGAGCTGGCGACGCTGGCCGGGTACGAGGGCGGGCCAAAGACCTTTACCCGCGTTCCGAACGTGGTCGAGGACGACATGGAAGGCGACTTCGAGAACCACACCATCGCCATGAAGGTGTCGGACAACGTCGGCGCGGGCGTGCGTGACCCCTACGCCATCGCCGTCGCTCAGGGCAACTGA
- a CDS encoding DNA methyltransferase, translating to MGVWVLEQLATPGAVVLDLFLGSGMTLLAAEQQRSVCYAAEIEPLYVAGVLERAARRGLSCTRQVSAARA from the coding sequence TTGGGTGTTTGGGTGCTCGAACAGCTCGCCACGCCTGGTGCCGTGGTGCTCGACCTCTTCCTGGGCAGTGGCATGACCCTGCTGGCCGCCGAGCAGCAGCGCAGCGTCTGTTACGCCGCCGAGATCGAGCCGCTTTACGTCGCGGGTGTGCTCGAACGTGCCGCGCGGCGGGGCTTGAGCTGCACGCGCCAAGTGTCTGCGGCGCGCGCTTAA
- a CDS encoding DUF559 domain-containing protein, with protein MNADQQRGHQTEIERIGYALLDEMGVEYLPQHVIGDKFCVDAFAPAQGVVIQFDGDYWHAHPEKFPEPDARQRKRQRLDASQDAYMRVCGYRVVRLWETNLRRNLSEVRQVLGAALA; from the coding sequence ATGAACGCCGATCAGCAGCGCGGCCACCAAACGGAGATTGAGCGCATCGGGTACGCGCTGCTAGACGAAATGGGCGTGGAATACCTGCCACAGCACGTCATCGGTGACAAGTTTTGTGTGGACGCTTTCGCGCCTGCCCAGGGTGTGGTTATCCAGTTTGACGGCGATTACTGGCACGCGCACCCCGAAAAGTTTCCAGAACCGGATGCCCGGCAGCGCAAGCGGCAGCGGTTGGACGCCTCCCAGGATGCCTACATGCGGGTTTGCGGCTACCGCGTTGTCCGGCTCTGGGAAACCAATTTGCGCCGCAACCTCTCGGAAGTGCGGCAAGTCCTGGGAGCGGCGCTGGCCTAG
- a CDS encoding endonuclease domain-containing protein, producing the protein MPDLLPALKQAEAEGDINTVLARQLDHAGVKYIEEHRFHPPRRWRLDFYFPVWRLAVEIEGLNHRKRDRYGRDLEKYNTLSADAVFLLRFTAPQVHDETALHEILAYLEAHP; encoded by the coding sequence GTGCCTGACCTGTTGCCAGCGTTGAAGCAGGCCGAGGCCGAAGGGGACATCAACACCGTACTGGCGCGTCAGTTGGATCACGCTGGCGTGAAATATATTGAGGAACACCGCTTCCACCCTCCACGAAGATGGAGGCTTGACTTTTACTTTCCTGTCTGGCGGCTGGCTGTTGAGATCGAAGGCCTCAACCACCGGAAACGCGACCGTTATGGGCGCGATCTGGAGAAATACAACACCCTGAGCGCGGACGCCGTCTTTCTGCTGCGCTTCACCGCCCCGCAGGTCCATGACGAGACGGCCCTGCACGAAATCCTCGCTTATCTGGAGGCCCACCCATGA
- a CDS encoding helix-turn-helix domain-containing protein, with amino-acid sequence MSLYATRWAYAQDVKPAGRKFVLVAIADFADAEGRAFPGASTIAEMTGQDERSVRRHIDSLQQDGFIKSAPAAAETVHERLTRSGFKLRRKRSGQPMPGNRCGRPSNRTECPVVNRTI; translated from the coding sequence ATGAGCCTTTACGCCACCAGGTGGGCCTACGCCCAGGACGTCAAGCCTGCCGGACGCAAATTCGTGCTCGTGGCCATCGCCGACTTCGCCGATGCCGAAGGCCGGGCCTTCCCCGGTGCCAGCACCATTGCAGAGATGACCGGCCAGGACGAGCGCAGCGTACGCCGCCACATCGACAGCCTGCAGCAGGACGGATTCATCAAGTCCGCCCCCGCCGCCGCCGAGACGGTTCACGAACGACTGACGAGATCTGGCTTCAAGCTCCGGAGGAAGCGCTCAGGCCAGCCCATGCCGGGCAATCGGTGCGGAAGGCCAAGCAACCGGACAGAATGCCCGGTAGTCAACCGGACAATTTGA
- a CDS encoding Rad52/Rad22 family DNA repair protein has protein sequence MKLSDVSKRFQAPLPAREIHWKPASFNRERTRALLLAHIDARAVQDRLDTVCPDDWHFEMEIVTGAARPTVKGRLVILGVVREDIGEAGEPGTFKAAASDALKRCAVQFGIGRYLYDLPKTWDEWDDTKRAPVRIPELPQWALPDHERSPGGMHLVQALEQLKYELPDDMGVQREIYKHLKAALQSLHPVASHG, from the coding sequence ATGAAATTGAGTGATGTCTCCAAGCGCTTCCAGGCTCCGCTTCCTGCCAGGGAGATTCACTGGAAACCGGCCAGCTTCAACCGCGAGCGCACCCGCGCGCTGCTGCTGGCCCACATCGACGCCCGCGCCGTGCAGGACCGGCTCGATACCGTCTGCCCCGATGACTGGCATTTCGAGATGGAGATCGTTACCGGCGCAGCGCGGCCCACCGTCAAGGGCCGCCTGGTCATCCTCGGCGTGGTCCGCGAGGACATCGGCGAGGCGGGCGAACCGGGCACCTTCAAAGCGGCGGCAAGTGACGCGCTCAAGCGGTGCGCGGTGCAGTTCGGCATCGGGCGCTACCTCTACGACCTGCCCAAAACCTGGGACGAATGGGACGACACCAAACGCGCCCCGGTCCGGATACCCGAATTGCCCCAGTGGGCCTTGCCGGACCATGAGCGCAGTCCCGGTGGGATGCACCTGGTGCAGGCCCTTGAGCAGCTCAAGTACGAGTTGCCCGACGACATGGGGGTGCAGAGAGAAATCTACAAACACCTGAAGGCCGCGCTTCAGAGTCTGCACCCGGTGGCCAGCCATGGCTGA
- a CDS encoding excisionase family DNA-binding protein — protein MTLRLAYTYDEAAELLGVGKLLIRSLVDSGELIAICISSHEDARSKRISHHELTRFIAAREALQRHKFAGLTLGGVSQSA, from the coding sequence ATGACCCTCCGCCTCGCCTACACCTACGACGAAGCCGCCGAGCTGCTCGGTGTGGGCAAGTTGCTCATTCGCTCGCTGGTGGACAGCGGTGAGCTGATCGCCATTTGCATCAGTAGCCACGAAGACGCCCGCAGCAAGCGCATCAGCCACCACGAACTCACCCGCTTTATTGCCGCCCGCGAAGCGTTGCAGCGCCACAAATTCGCGGGCCTGACCCTCGGCGGCGTAAGCCAGAGCGCCTGA
- a CDS encoding helix-turn-helix transcriptional regulator: MFSRGERMKPSLGRRIAMARVGAGMTMQALSDALSRAKSTISHWENDLAEPSLEDISRISSTLYVNQNWLAFGEGLIHSAPTHAVRPASTEALEVQPA, encoded by the coding sequence ATGTTCAGCAGAGGTGAACGCATGAAGCCAAGCTTAGGGCGGCGTATCGCAATGGCGCGGGTAGGAGCTGGAATGACTATGCAAGCCCTTTCAGATGCACTTTCACGCGCGAAATCCACGATCAGCCACTGGGAGAACGATCTTGCCGAGCCTTCTTTAGAGGACATAAGCCGTATCTCATCTACCCTCTATGTAAACCAGAACTGGCTAGCATTCGGAGAGGGATTGATACATTCTGCACCCACCCATGCAGTCCGACCCGCGTCCACCGAAGCCCTTGAGGTGCAGCCCGCATGA
- a CDS encoding ImmA/IrrE family metallo-endopeptidase, translated as MSSDDPIQDLIHSTERRLDELGYPAPRRLAQDIRVRIVYGQTPGGTKGPPSIITLPYGLSREEERQKLAHELGHIFIQRSGVDKELRAQWSFTGPETFRMHNETLAAHLGGRILLPTPLRLKAERRYGVSAQAAIALQKVTQLELPQVLDRMIHIDPDASRGAFITAGKTLILLETNNVWIEKSLYARVAEVDQLMPGARLSSLRDDRVLGVGGW; from the coding sequence GTGAGCAGCGACGATCCGATTCAGGACCTGATCCACTCAACTGAGCGCCGCCTGGATGAATTGGGTTACCCGGCCCCCCGCCGACTCGCTCAGGACATCAGGGTCAGAATCGTTTACGGGCAAACGCCAGGTGGGACGAAGGGACCGCCGTCGATCATCACCCTTCCTTACGGCCTGAGCAGGGAAGAAGAGCGCCAGAAGCTTGCCCATGAGCTGGGCCACATCTTCATCCAGCGGTCGGGCGTGGACAAGGAATTGCGGGCGCAATGGAGTTTCACGGGGCCGGAAACCTTCCGGATGCACAACGAGACGCTGGCCGCGCACCTGGGGGGCCGCATTCTTCTGCCGACGCCGCTGCGCCTGAAGGCCGAGAGACGGTATGGGGTATCCGCGCAGGCCGCCATTGCCTTGCAAAAGGTCACTCAGCTTGAGCTGCCCCAGGTTCTCGACCGGATGATCCACATCGACCCGGATGCCTCACGAGGCGCGTTCATCACGGCCGGAAAAACGCTGATCCTGCTCGAAACCAACAACGTCTGGATTGAGAAGAGCCTCTACGCCCGGGTGGCCGAGGTCGATCAGCTTATGCCGGGCGCGCGACTCAGCAGCCTACGTGACGACCGCGTGCTGGGGGTGGGAGGATGGTGA